Proteins from a single region of Streptomyces sp. Tu 3180:
- a CDS encoding TetR/AcrR family transcriptional regulator translates to MSVQERKQRERAERERLIVATARELAEQQGWDAVTTRRLAERIEYSQPVLYSHFRGKREIIGAVALEGAAEMAVMLRTAARAADSPRARVIALARAYLDFAERNPAVYDAMFQLDGGLAFAREDTPEPLKDAFAALLESLAEVAGDGVHPGLFTEVFWAALHGLATLTRARRLPPEDTERRVKLLVDRLAVI, encoded by the coding sequence ATGTCGGTACAGGAACGCAAGCAACGCGAACGGGCGGAGCGCGAACGCCTCATCGTGGCGACAGCCCGCGAGCTCGCCGAGCAGCAGGGCTGGGACGCGGTCACCACCCGCCGGCTCGCCGAACGCATCGAATACAGCCAGCCCGTCCTCTACAGCCACTTCCGCGGCAAGCGCGAGATCATCGGCGCCGTCGCTCTCGAAGGCGCCGCCGAGATGGCCGTGATGCTGAGGACCGCGGCCCGCGCCGCGGACAGCCCGCGCGCCCGGGTCATCGCCCTTGCCCGCGCCTACCTCGACTTCGCCGAACGCAACCCGGCGGTCTACGACGCCATGTTCCAGCTCGACGGCGGTCTGGCGTTCGCGAGGGAGGACACCCCCGAACCGCTGAAGGACGCCTTCGCCGCCCTGCTGGAAAGCCTTGCGGAGGTCGCCGGGGACGGCGTCCACCCGGGACTGTTCACCGAGGTGTTCTGGGCGGCCCTGCACGGACTGGCCACCCTGACCCGGGCACGACGGCTCCCGCCGGAGGACACCGAGCGCAGGGTGAAGCTGCTGGTGGACCGGCTCGCCGTGATCTGA
- a CDS encoding MBL fold metallo-hydrolase has protein sequence MDVIEVLPRLFMLRFPVGAAYLWRDDDGLTLIDTGTADRAAQIEGVVDGELRRIVLTHWHEDHTGSAAELAARHGAEVVAHRLEAPVIRGNVAGAPPVLEDFEVPIRAALPPLPPAPPCRVDREVEDGDVLAFGGGAVVVAVPGHTDGSIALHLPGPRVLFTGDAVANVGRTMLGVFNTDRPRAVESLHRLAELDVETVLFGHGDPITDGAAAALQGAAAAA, from the coding sequence ATGGATGTGATCGAGGTACTGCCGAGGCTGTTCATGCTCCGCTTCCCGGTGGGGGCGGCTTATCTGTGGCGGGACGACGACGGGCTGACTTTGATCGACACCGGGACGGCGGACCGTGCCGCGCAGATCGAGGGGGTGGTGGACGGCGAACTGCGGCGGATCGTGCTGACGCACTGGCACGAGGACCACACGGGCTCAGCCGCCGAACTGGCTGCCCGGCACGGGGCGGAGGTGGTGGCGCATCGGCTGGAGGCGCCGGTGATCCGGGGAAACGTGGCCGGGGCGCCGCCGGTACTGGAGGATTTTGAGGTGCCGATCCGGGCGGCGCTTCCGCCGCTTCCCCCTGCTCCCCCGTGCCGGGTGGACCGGGAGGTGGAGGACGGGGACGTGCTGGCGTTCGGTGGCGGTGCGGTGGTGGTCGCGGTGCCAGGTCACACGGACGGGTCGATCGCCCTGCACTTGCCCGGGCCGAGGGTGCTGTTCACCGGTGATGCGGTCGCCAACGTCGGCCGGACCATGCTGGGTGTCTTCAACACCGACCGTCCCCGGGCCGTCGAGTCCCTGCATCGCCTCGCCGAGCTGGACGTCGAGACCGTGCTCTTCGGGCACGGTGATCCGATCACCGATGGCGCGGCGGCCGCCCTGCAAGGAGCAGCGGCCGCAGCGTGA
- a CDS encoding DUF1772 domain-containing protein, with translation MFDALEVFTTVVVGVMVGVEFSVAFVINPILNALPDDSGQLGRAHGGRMLGAVMPVWYITSLVLVAVWAVAGWHHHGTGLVVTAGALLILSVIMSLLLLVPINNRGKTWTPENRPEDWKEQMNRWDRFHYVRVAVIMVAFALLVAALA, from the coding sequence ATGTTCGACGCACTCGAGGTGTTCACCACCGTGGTCGTCGGTGTGATGGTGGGGGTGGAGTTCTCCGTCGCCTTCGTCATCAACCCGATCCTCAACGCACTCCCCGATGACAGTGGCCAACTCGGCCGTGCCCACGGGGGCCGGATGCTCGGCGCCGTGATGCCGGTCTGGTACATCACCTCACTCGTCCTCGTCGCGGTCTGGGCCGTCGCCGGATGGCACCACCACGGCACCGGCCTCGTCGTCACCGCCGGCGCGCTGCTGATTCTCAGCGTGATCATGTCGCTTCTGCTGCTCGTCCCGATCAACAACCGGGGCAAGACGTGGACCCCCGAGAACCGGCCCGAGGACTGGAAGGAGCAGATGAACCGCTGGGACCGCTTCCACTACGTCCGCGTCGCCGTCATCATGGTCGCCTTCGCCCTGCTGGTCGCCGCCCTCGCCTGA
- a CDS encoding GNAT family N-acetyltransferase, with the protein MTKIESELIRRWLNGWTVARSLSEAEPVESAGDGLRSKCDQPGREVEVFALRADEEPESLARLAAAVAAARQTTWLTVPTLRPGTVEAVVGAAGLELLHRSEWFMTTDLTEHPQHAPAAPYEREVRTEGPVTVVSLHDSSGDVAARGTIAVVGADAIADRIETDAAHRRRGLGRAMMSALAEAAVAQGARTGLLIASEEGQRLYSSLGWRYEAHVLIAGGRWFPPTGRTGSRRPIRPYARRTPADPPSEDARTYCDCLFRLCSGWPSISAAPARDHPQEGEACCRTGRAV; encoded by the coding sequence ATGACGAAGATCGAATCAGAGCTGATACGACGTTGGCTGAACGGCTGGACCGTGGCTCGCTCCCTGTCCGAGGCCGAGCCGGTCGAGTCCGCCGGGGACGGCCTGCGGTCCAAGTGCGACCAACCCGGCCGCGAGGTCGAGGTGTTCGCGCTCCGTGCGGACGAGGAGCCCGAGTCCTTGGCACGGCTGGCGGCGGCCGTCGCCGCCGCGAGGCAGACCACTTGGCTCACCGTACCTACGCTGCGCCCAGGCACCGTCGAAGCCGTCGTTGGCGCCGCCGGACTGGAGTTGCTCCACCGGTCCGAGTGGTTCATGACGACCGATCTGACCGAGCACCCGCAGCACGCGCCCGCCGCGCCGTACGAGCGCGAGGTTCGCACGGAGGGACCAGTCACGGTCGTCTCCCTCCATGACTCCTCCGGAGATGTAGCGGCGCGCGGCACCATCGCCGTGGTCGGCGCCGATGCGATCGCCGATCGCATCGAGACGGACGCGGCGCATCGGCGACGCGGCCTGGGCCGCGCCATGATGAGCGCTCTGGCAGAGGCCGCCGTGGCCCAGGGCGCCCGTACCGGTCTTCTCATCGCCAGTGAGGAAGGCCAGCGCCTCTACTCCTCCCTCGGCTGGCGCTACGAAGCCCACGTCCTGATCGCCGGGGGCCGGTGGTTCCCTCCAACCGGTAGGACTGGCTCACGCCGGCCGATCCGCCCTTACGCACGGCGCACTCCTGCGGATCCACCGAGCGAAGATGCCCGTACTTACTGCGACTGCCTGTTCCGGCTGTGTTCCGGTTGGCCGTCAATCTCGGCTGCCCCTGCCAGAGACCATCCGCAGGAAGGCGAAGCGTGCTGTCGTACGGGCCGGGCGGTATAG
- a CDS encoding CGNR zinc finger domain-containing protein yields MRYIPRVLSNSDDWSTRHSVLTTARRTAALINALAEDRPDPAGVADVLREYGETDPIDLTARDVAGMRAAAALLRQVFAAEHADDAAATLNRLLQDHTGALRLTSHGGNAPWHPHLDHDDNAPWDEWLLASSCMALTVLVWDRQRPPGRICTSPSCRNVFITQGSGPERRYCSRRCATRERVAAHRRSHSPEQSSDIK; encoded by the coding sequence ATGCGTTACATTCCACGGGTGCTCTCCAACAGCGACGACTGGTCCACCCGGCACTCCGTGCTGACCACGGCTCGACGGACCGCTGCCCTGATCAACGCTCTCGCCGAGGACCGCCCCGACCCTGCCGGAGTCGCCGACGTGCTCCGCGAGTACGGCGAGACCGACCCCATCGACCTCACCGCCCGCGATGTCGCCGGGATGCGCGCAGCCGCGGCCCTGCTGCGGCAAGTCTTCGCCGCCGAGCACGCCGACGATGCCGCAGCCACTCTCAACCGCCTTCTGCAGGACCACACCGGAGCGCTCCGCCTGACCTCGCACGGCGGCAACGCCCCTTGGCATCCCCACCTCGACCACGACGACAACGCCCCCTGGGACGAGTGGCTCCTCGCCTCGTCCTGCATGGCCCTGACCGTCCTCGTCTGGGACCGCCAACGCCCGCCCGGCAGGATCTGCACATCACCCAGCTGCCGTAACGTCTTCATCACCCAGGGCAGCGGCCCGGAACGCCGCTACTGCTCCCGCCGATGCGCGACCCGCGAACGAGTCGCAGCCCATCGACGCTCCCACTCCCCCGAGCAGTCGAGCGACATCAAGTAG
- a CDS encoding alpha/beta hydrolase, which yields MTLAIPGFDHVRLPGADGVELAAAVGGSGSPVVLLHGFPQTHLMWRHVAERLADEHTVICPDLRGYGASNKPTATDPDVYAKRTMAADVVTLAAALGHERFALVGHDRGALVAFRAGLDHPETITHLGILDIVPTLDMWNVLHGASAAVGYHLFLMAQPPGLPEAMIAGSADAFFGSFLDAWANDPTAVPEDVRAEYLRASAAAVTSIVADYRASAGIDVLHDQADLDAGSQLAMPVTVVQQDWGAQLGYDAAGVWKAWAPDLDHRLTRAGHFMAEEAPDEIAAAIQGLLAR from the coding sequence GTGACGCTCGCTATTCCCGGCTTCGATCACGTCCGTCTGCCCGGTGCGGACGGTGTGGAGCTGGCTGCGGCTGTCGGCGGCAGTGGCAGCCCGGTCGTGCTGTTGCACGGTTTTCCGCAGACCCACCTGATGTGGCGACACGTCGCCGAGCGGCTCGCTGACGAGCATACGGTGATCTGCCCTGACCTGCGGGGTTACGGCGCCAGCAACAAGCCGACGGCCACCGACCCCGACGTGTATGCCAAGCGCACCATGGCCGCCGATGTCGTGACCCTGGCGGCGGCGCTCGGCCACGAGCGCTTTGCCCTCGTCGGCCACGACCGAGGCGCCCTGGTCGCCTTCCGGGCGGGGCTGGACCACCCGGAGACCATCACCCACCTGGGCATCCTCGACATCGTGCCGACGCTCGACATGTGGAACGTCCTGCATGGCGCCTCGGCGGCGGTCGGCTACCACCTCTTCCTCATGGCGCAGCCGCCGGGCCTGCCGGAGGCGATGATCGCAGGCAGCGCGGACGCGTTCTTCGGCTCGTTCCTCGACGCCTGGGCCAACGACCCAACCGCTGTGCCCGAGGATGTGCGTGCCGAGTACTTGCGCGCGAGCGCCGCGGCGGTGACGTCGATCGTCGCGGACTACCGGGCTTCGGCGGGCATCGACGTCCTGCACGACCAGGCGGACCTGGACGCCGGGTCGCAATTGGCCATGCCCGTGACTGTCGTCCAGCAGGACTGGGGCGCGCAGCTGGGCTACGACGCTGCCGGGGTGTGGAAGGCGTGGGCGCCGGACCTGGACCACCGGCTGACCCGCGCCGGGCACTTCATGGCCGAAGAGGCACCCGACGAGATCGCGGCGGCGATCCAGGGCCTGCTGGCCCGCTGA
- a CDS encoding AfsR/SARP family transcriptional regulator, with amino-acid sequence MRIDVLGVVRALRDDSSPVDLGGPRHREVLARLVAAEARMVTTDTLVDDLWTDPPARAVGALRTFVAALRRALEPDRPPRNPPRVIVTEGPGYALRLPRDDVDVHRFQDTLARARRNPDAVTDLSAALATWRGPAYADVTGSAWAQRERTRLEELRLEGVELRARILLDSGEGAGLVAELGAHVAEHPWREPAWELLARALYRAGRQADALAVLRRARAMLVDQLGLDPGAGLQRLETDILNGAAPPEGARTPWTGHGVRLGPRTTMDLARTLALAGGNALVRSRRDRLAAIHAAERTGDLSLTARTIGAYDVPALWSRADDPEQSRAVIAAAERTLTGLGPDGPADLRARLLATVAVESRSADLSGTGLKHAQQAARQAQELARHLADPALLAFALNGVFLQSFTRPGLAAARDRTGAEILDLATRHELPNFALLGRLVRLQSASALGDLDAATSHAHAADQLAATTEAPLVSVLTGWFRARATAARSAEPGGPTAATAAAHYRCAEDALRTAGMPGLHRGLFPLALLGLRLLHDRPAPTDPHLDWGPYRPWARPLVLLAQDRGEEARTALAAVPEPPRDHMQEAMWCLTARAAVRLGERGIAAHSAAALRDARAEHAGAASGMLTLGPVARYLAEAEACAGAG; translated from the coding sequence ATGCGAATCGACGTGCTCGGTGTGGTGCGGGCCCTCCGCGACGACAGCAGCCCGGTTGACCTGGGCGGACCCCGCCATCGTGAGGTACTCGCCCGGCTCGTCGCCGCCGAGGCACGGATGGTCACCACCGACACCCTTGTCGATGACCTGTGGACCGATCCGCCAGCCCGCGCCGTGGGTGCTTTGCGTACGTTCGTCGCCGCGCTGCGCCGCGCCCTCGAACCCGACCGGCCGCCCCGCAATCCGCCGCGCGTAATCGTCACCGAAGGTCCCGGCTACGCGCTGCGCCTGCCGCGCGATGACGTGGACGTCCATCGGTTCCAGGACACCCTCGCCCGAGCCCGCCGCAACCCCGACGCGGTGACCGACCTCAGCGCGGCACTCGCGACCTGGCGCGGACCCGCCTACGCCGACGTGACCGGCTCCGCATGGGCGCAGCGCGAGCGGACCCGACTGGAGGAATTGAGGTTGGAGGGGGTGGAACTGCGCGCCCGCATCCTCCTCGATTCGGGGGAAGGGGCCGGTCTCGTCGCCGAACTGGGTGCCCATGTCGCCGAACACCCGTGGCGCGAGCCGGCCTGGGAGCTGCTTGCCCGCGCGCTGTACCGCGCGGGCCGCCAGGCCGACGCACTGGCCGTCCTCCGCCGCGCCCGCGCGATGCTCGTTGACCAACTCGGACTCGACCCCGGCGCCGGCCTTCAGCGCCTGGAGACGGACATCCTCAACGGGGCCGCGCCCCCAGAAGGAGCACGTACCCCATGGACCGGCCATGGTGTCCGGCTCGGCCCGCGCACCACCATGGATCTGGCCCGCACCCTCGCGCTGGCGGGTGGCAACGCCCTCGTCCGCTCCCGGCGCGACCGCCTCGCCGCCATCCATGCGGCGGAACGCACGGGAGACCTCTCTCTGACCGCCCGGACCATCGGCGCCTACGACGTGCCCGCCCTCTGGAGCCGTGCCGACGACCCCGAGCAGTCCCGCGCCGTCATCGCGGCTGCCGAGCGCACGCTCACCGGGCTTGGCCCAGACGGCCCCGCCGACCTGCGCGCCCGCCTCCTGGCCACGGTCGCCGTCGAGAGCCGCAGCGCCGATCTGTCCGGGACCGGGCTGAAGCACGCGCAGCAGGCGGCGCGACAGGCGCAGGAGTTGGCACGGCACCTGGCCGATCCCGCCCTACTGGCCTTCGCCCTCAACGGGGTGTTCCTGCAGTCCTTCACCCGCCCCGGGCTCGCGGCGGCACGGGACAGGACCGGCGCCGAGATCCTCGACCTGGCCACCCGGCACGAGCTGCCGAACTTCGCCCTACTCGGCCGACTCGTCCGCCTGCAATCCGCCTCGGCCCTCGGTGACCTCGACGCCGCGACCTCGCACGCCCATGCAGCCGACCAGCTCGCCGCCACCACCGAGGCGCCCCTCGTCTCCGTCCTCACCGGGTGGTTTAGGGCCCGGGCCACAGCCGCCCGCAGTGCCGAACCTGGCGGACCGACCGCCGCCACGGCAGCAGCGCACTACCGCTGTGCCGAGGACGCCCTCCGGACGGCCGGAATGCCGGGGCTGCACCGCGGCCTGTTCCCGCTCGCCCTACTGGGACTGCGCCTGCTGCACGACCGGCCAGCGCCCACCGACCCGCACCTCGACTGGGGCCCGTACAGGCCCTGGGCGCGACCCCTCGTGCTGCTCGCCCAGGACCGGGGCGAGGAGGCCCGTACCGCCCTCGCCGCGGTGCCCGAACCACCGCGTGACCACATGCAGGAGGCCATGTGGTGCCTGACCGCCCGCGCCGCCGTACGCCTCGGCGAGCGCGGAATCGCCGCACACTCTGCGGCTGCCCTGCGTGATGCCCGTGCAGAACACGCCGGCGCCGCTAGCGGAATGCTGACCCTGGGCCCGGTGGCGCGGTACCTGGCAGAGGCGGAGGCATGCGCCGGAGCGGGTTGA
- a CDS encoding ricin-type beta-trefoil lectin domain protein has translation MPRRLCGRLFRLITAAALTVTASVTASAQSTATAAPGSPALTPPLGWNSWNSFGCGITEAQVRQAADAMVSSGMRDAGYRYVVVDDCWFDPQRDAQGNLRANPTKFPSGMKALGDYIHSKGLKFGIYQVPGERTCAQTVGTYPGSTGSRGHEVQDAAAFATWGVDYLKYDWCSSSGTRDEQVARFKLMRDALRATGRPIVYSINPNSFHAITGSTYNWGEVADLWRTTEDLLDIWQNGNTNSYPMGVGNVLDVNAPLAAQSGPGHWNDPDMLVVGRPGLSLTESRSHFALWALMSAPLMAGNDIRTMSADVSAILRNPRLLAVNQDSQGAGGRRVRDDGNTEVFAKPLADGSVAVGLFNRGESAATVTTTAAQIGLSGGPFTLTDLWTGGTSSTSGQISASVPAHGVAAYRVSGGSPLAATTSRLRGNASGRCVDVDNASTAAGAATLLWDCHTAANQLWTTWAGGEIRVYGDKCLDAYNQGTTNGTRVITWPCNGQNNQRWTVGSDGSIRNVRSGLCLDANGADTANGTPLVLWACNGQANQKWTRA, from the coding sequence GTGCCCAGACGATTATGCGGACGACTGTTCCGCCTCATCACGGCCGCCGCGCTGACGGTGACCGCGTCCGTGACGGCCTCGGCGCAGTCCACCGCCACGGCCGCGCCGGGCAGTCCGGCGCTCACCCCACCGCTGGGCTGGAACAGCTGGAACAGCTTCGGGTGCGGGATCACCGAGGCCCAGGTCCGCCAGGCCGCCGACGCGATGGTGTCCTCGGGCATGCGGGATGCCGGCTACCGGTACGTGGTGGTCGACGACTGCTGGTTCGACCCGCAGCGTGACGCGCAGGGCAACCTGCGGGCCAACCCGACGAAGTTCCCGAGCGGGATGAAGGCCCTCGGGGACTACATCCACAGCAAGGGCCTGAAGTTCGGCATCTACCAGGTGCCGGGCGAGCGCACCTGCGCGCAGACCGTGGGCACTTACCCGGGCTCTACGGGCAGCAGGGGCCACGAGGTCCAGGACGCCGCCGCGTTCGCCACGTGGGGGGTCGACTACCTCAAGTACGACTGGTGTTCCTCGAGCGGCACGCGTGACGAGCAGGTCGCGCGGTTCAAGCTGATGCGTGATGCCCTGCGCGCCACCGGTCGGCCGATCGTCTACAGCATCAACCCCAACAGCTTCCACGCCATCACGGGGTCCACGTACAACTGGGGCGAGGTCGCCGACCTGTGGCGGACGACCGAGGACCTGCTCGACATCTGGCAGAACGGCAACACCAACAGCTACCCGATGGGCGTCGGCAACGTCCTGGACGTCAATGCGCCGCTGGCCGCACAGTCCGGTCCGGGGCACTGGAACGACCCCGACATGCTGGTCGTCGGCCGCCCCGGCCTGTCGCTGACCGAGTCCCGCTCCCACTTCGCCCTGTGGGCGCTGATGAGTGCCCCGCTGATGGCCGGCAACGACATCCGCACGATGTCCGCCGACGTCAGCGCGATCCTGCGCAACCCGCGCCTGCTGGCGGTGAACCAGGACTCCCAGGGCGCGGGCGGGCGCAGGGTGCGCGATGACGGCAACACCGAGGTGTTCGCCAAGCCACTGGCGGACGGTTCGGTCGCGGTGGGGCTGTTCAACCGGGGCGAGAGCGCAGCGACGGTCACCACGACGGCCGCCCAGATCGGCCTGAGCGGAGGACCGTTCACCCTCACCGACCTGTGGACCGGCGGCACGTCGAGCACGTCCGGGCAGATCTCGGCGAGCGTCCCCGCGCACGGCGTCGCCGCGTACCGGGTGAGCGGCGGCAGCCCGCTGGCCGCCACCACCTCACGCCTGCGGGGCAACGCCTCCGGCCGCTGCGTGGACGTGGACAACGCCTCCACGGCCGCCGGCGCCGCGACTCTGCTGTGGGACTGCCACACGGCCGCCAACCAGCTGTGGACCACATGGGCGGGCGGCGAGATCCGCGTCTACGGCGACAAGTGCCTGGACGCCTACAACCAGGGCACCACCAACGGCACCCGTGTCATCACCTGGCCCTGCAACGGCCAGAACAACCAGAGGTGGACCGTCGGCTCCGACGGCTCGATCCGCAACGTCCGCTCCGGGCTGTGCCTCGACGCCAACGGGGCCGACACCGCCAACGGGACCCCGCTGGTGCTGTGGGCCTGCAACGGCCAGGCCAACCAGAAGTGGACCCGCGCGTGA
- a CDS encoding IS110 family transposase, translating into MLIYCGIDWAERTHDVALVDGTGTLVAKRHITDDAAGYRLLLELLAEHGGTEENPIPVAIETSRGLLAAVLRTGKRKVFASNPMAAARYRDRHSVSRKRSDPGDALVLANILRTDMHAHRALPNDSDLGRAIAVLARAQQDALWNRQQIANQLRSLLREYYPAALEAVAKRESGLCRPEARELLKAAPTPSRAARLTRTQLQAVLKRAGRKRGIEAEANRMRDVLRDEWVHQAPQIEDAPGMQMFALLVQLEAACTATDDLAKAVEETFPQHPDAEVLLSFPGLGVQLAARLLAGIGDDRSRFADARGLKAYAGSSPITRASGKKSAITRRWVKNDRLNHTGYLWAFASLRASAGANTHYRRRREHGDWHAAAQRNLFNRMLGQLYYCLQRRRRYDESLAFPTLLEATVSAAA; encoded by the coding sequence ATCTTGATTTACTGCGGAATCGACTGGGCAGAACGGACCCACGACGTCGCCCTGGTCGACGGCACCGGCACGCTGGTGGCCAAGCGCCATATCACCGACGATGCGGCCGGCTACCGGCTGCTGCTGGAACTGCTCGCCGAGCACGGCGGCACCGAGGAAAACCCGATCCCTGTGGCGATCGAGACCTCCCGAGGGCTATTGGCAGCTGTGCTGCGGACCGGCAAGCGGAAGGTGTTCGCGAGCAATCCGATGGCCGCGGCCCGCTACCGAGACCGGCATTCGGTTTCGCGCAAGAGGAGCGACCCTGGCGACGCCCTGGTCTTGGCGAACATCCTTCGCACCGACATGCACGCCCACCGAGCACTGCCCAATGACTCCGATCTCGGCCGGGCCATCGCTGTCCTCGCTCGCGCCCAGCAGGACGCCTTGTGGAACCGGCAGCAGATCGCAAACCAGCTCCGCTCCTTATTGCGGGAGTACTATCCGGCCGCCTTGGAGGCCGTCGCCAAGCGGGAGAGCGGTCTGTGCCGTCCCGAGGCGCGCGAGCTGTTGAAGGCGGCCCCGACGCCTTCCCGGGCCGCGCGGCTGACTCGCACGCAGCTGCAGGCCGTCCTGAAGAGGGCGGGCCGCAAGCGCGGCATCGAGGCGGAGGCCAACCGAATGCGTGACGTCCTTCGCGACGAGTGGGTCCACCAGGCACCGCAGATCGAGGACGCGCCGGGCATGCAGATGTTCGCCCTTCTCGTCCAACTAGAGGCGGCCTGCACCGCCACCGACGACCTTGCCAAGGCGGTGGAAGAGACATTTCCTCAGCACCCGGACGCGGAGGTTCTGCTGAGCTTCCCCGGGCTCGGCGTTCAGCTCGCCGCCCGGCTCTTGGCCGGGATCGGGGACGACCGCAGCCGCTTCGCCGACGCCCGTGGGCTGAAGGCCTATGCGGGCTCCTCACCCATCACGAGGGCCTCTGGCAAGAAGTCGGCCATCACGCGGCGGTGGGTGAAGAACGACCGGCTCAACCACACCGGTTACCTCTGGGCCTTCGCATCACTGCGGGCGTCTGCGGGTGCCAACACCCACTACCGGCGACGACGCGAGCACGGCGACTGGCATGCCGCGGCCCAGCGCAACCTCTTCAACCGCATGCTCGGACAGCTTTACTACTGCCTTCAGCGACGCCGGCGCTATGACGAGAGCCTGGCCTTCCCGACCTTGCTCGAAGCCACAGTTTCAGCCGCCGCATAG
- a CDS encoding antitoxin MazE7, with product MLGRVADMTAKIDTETRARLAAIAAARGTSVRALLADPAVQEENQLRLADATAAFRAAIARPGTAEAFDREFGGLPSGVDSARRVA from the coding sequence GTGCTCGGACGTGTGGCAGACATGACGGCGAAGATCGACACCGAGACCAGGGCCCGGCTCGCCGCCATCGCGGCCGCCCGGGGCACGAGTGTCCGGGCCCTGCTGGCGGACCCGGCCGTCCAGGAGGAGAACCAGCTGCGCCTGGCCGACGCCACCGCGGCGTTCCGCGCGGCCATCGCGCGGCCCGGCACCGCCGAAGCCTTCGACCGTGAATTCGGCGGCCTGCCCTCGGGCGTCGACAGCGCGCGCCGAGTGGCCTGA